TCACCGATAGCATactaattgtaaatatatttttttttaataagagaagagggcaaacgagcagcgggaacaccaaggtgttcatcgacgcccatggatatctgcaataccagaggaatcgcaaatatgttgccggcctttgagatggtgatacgctcgcttcttgaaggaccgaagtcgtagcggtttggaaataccaccgaggacagaccattatttatttgcaataaagGCGGCAAATTTGTGTCAGTGGAAATGTGCAAGGTATCTTTTTTATTGGAACACTGCTGATGGCGGAGATTGTACCCGTGGAATTGTGTCCAAACGATGTTGGTTTCCgcagattaattaaattttgcacaATTTGAGTAAAAAATTAGATGAACCCATTTTGACAAggtttaaataatgattaaatattaaatagaggtgagattaaactataaaatgttataattaactttatatttaatctatactATTTACTCTATGCTCTATGCTTTAAGTTTAGGTTTTACTTTATGTCAACTTCTATAAATCTAtgtctataaattatttgtctaTGGCACCGTTCTTCAACTTCACCTCTTCATCGAGTGCTAAATTGTCAACATCATTTTGTCTTTTGGATTTGGATTTATCAGATTATTTTCGTGCAGTCAAGATAAATGTGAGAGGATAGGTTTCCAAAAACaaaggaaatttattttactctaGTAGCTCAGTTTTAGATTAGGATAGCTTGTTAAAATGTCTACCGCCCGGAATGGAactcataattttaaagtggTGTTGCTGGGAGAAGGAAGTGTGGGTAAAACATCTTTGTTGTTACGATACGTCgaagataaatttaatgaaagacACACCAGTACGCTGCAGGTATtatgaaatttcttttttagtgGATGTAAACATCTATTTGATACTTATTTTACTGTActactatattaatataaaataaaattgtctagtacttaaaaaaaaaaaaaatctcatggATGAAAATTATCGATTTAAAGTAtaagtaatgtttaatatCAATATCTTTAATTATAGGCAATTATCGATTTAAAGTAtaagtaatgtttaatatCAATATCTTTAATTATAGGCAACATTtctcaacaaaaaaataaacttgaatgACAAAAGAATCAATCTAGCGATTTGGGATACTGCTGGTCAAGAAAAGTTCCATGCGTTGGGCCCCATCTACTACAGGAATTCCAACGGAGCCATATTGGTGTATGACATTACTGAGGCAGATTCTTTTGTGAAGGTAAGTGTTACAATGATTGACTCTTTGTTCCTTTCTTGTCCACTTTGCATTCAATCAATAAAATGGCAAGTTGTGTTGTTGGTGCACTAAGCATTAACCGTGCAGCGATAAAGCACTGGtcttttaatatataggtCCTTGGTTTACCATGTCAcataccaatttttttttatttaatatgtacatttatccgacatttacaaatacaaaaatgattaTTGAGGAGatcagaaaaatattaaaccaaCTACTAATCCTCAAAACAAACTTCAGCaattaattatgtacaaatgttattcatgtaattaattattattattctaaaatactATATTTGGCAATTATGATAAtcttaatactttaataaatattaatattttccaattaATACGACTAACAAACCTTGATTATAACAACCTGGACTACATATGTTTTCCAACAACATTTACCCTATGTTTCTGAAAACAAAATCaccaattaaaaacatatttgtaacaTTCTCTTGTTTTGGAGTGTGCTCGGAACGAACGGCTtagacataattattttaaggtgTTCGGGTATAATGTCGGTCAGATAAACACTATCCTGGCTTACCCGTCTTCTGACGAGGCCAGGATGATGTTTAAGTTGACCGACATGTGTTTAAGAAACAATGTAGATAATTAGATGTAAGGTGTATTTATTGgaaggcttatggggcgaTATGGTCGCATTGCAACAAAGCCtcttaaattactaaataaaaaaaaaacattctctgttttgtcaaagttaaTGACAGGgttgacaatatgttttatgcatatttttgtacttttggGAACATAATCATAGTTATAATCCTCCATTAGCTAACTTTTGAAAATGGACAATGCAAAACCAACTAATGGGCCTTGGATGAATATTTGCAACAATCGCCTTTGTATTGCCATTGTCAATTAtgacaaaattagtatgagatagGGTTAGACAGGGGGCTGCAAAAACATCTTGTACTATTGAAAACATACATCTCCCCGGGGAATTGATTGTATGTGACATGTTTGTGAGATAcctgtattattaatttagttgtaaatatattgttagtttaaaaaaactcataataacaaaaaaatatgttttctttagGTGAAGAACTGGGTAAAGGAACTGAGGAGAATGCTCGGTTCTGACATTGTGTTAATAATAGCtggtaataaaattgatttggaGCATGAGCAGGCAGTGCCTACTGAAGAAGCTGAAaggtactattttttttttacttcttttactGCTGACTGTACGATTTGTCAACATAAAAGCTTCCATTAACCGCCACAATTATGGCAACCTTGGTCATTAATAACTATATGTCCATTTTTTTAGCTTATAAAGAGATTATTTATCTTCTCTTACAGATAGctttttttaacagttttttatattaacttttatatttttacaatcttaCTTTCTActaatcaatacatagtataaaacaaagtcgctttcgctgtatgtccgtatgtatgcttagatctttaaaactacgcaacggattttgacgcggtttttttttaatagatagagtgattcttaaggaaggtttgtatgtataataaatgcataatatagtagagaaacactgataaatttaaaggtttctaatgtgaacgctgtgaacgttgtgtataaggacattctgtagtaggtatattttgcattgcacccgtgcgaagccggggcgggtcgctagtattgtataaatgcgaacatttagatggatggatggaattaaaagaaacttaatcattagtctatgtgttcttccagactatgtactacatctatgccaaattttatcaagatccatgcagccgttctgaagatatgtttgaacaaacatccatacaaccatccaaacattcacatttataatattaagattttgaAGTACAACCTTCAATTAAAGTGAGTGCCCACCACTCCATGGTGATAGACCAAAGATACTATAAGGGAAACTAGCAATCTTATGAGTatgaattgtttaatttaaattttcattgattatatttaatttttagcttTTCAAAATCTGTTGGTGCTCAACACTACTACACATCGGCAAAGGTAAACTATGGAATAGAAGAGTTATTCCTTGTGCTCGCCCAGTTGATGTTACAAAAGTATGAACAAGGCTCGCAAACTAACCACGAGGCATCCAGGGCCTCTCAGGTCTTGATAGTTGATGATGAGGAACCAGCTCATAGGTCATGCTGCTTCAACTCAAGCCGCATCTAAACTGGTGAAACAGaaaatcttgtaaaatatatcaatgttatattaaatttataaaagtcatTTTTTAGCATATGGAAACatacttttatatgtatattgttatttttaagatatattgttagaaattaaatatttttgcttttcaatataagattttttaggagcattttaatatactaagtttttaatctttgattAATGTTCCCTgcaaattcaaatatatgtcAATATATCACGAAAATTGTGAACTTTTGTCAAGCaaaggttttaataaatttttgtgaTTTGTTTACAAcccagaaataaataataaatattataaactttaaactttatgtATATAAGTGACATACAATCATCTATCAAGTAATCTGCttattgtattaaacataattatataatgtgCTTATTATAATCCCATTGTCATGGTCAAATGCTAAATTTAGAATAATCAATATCTATAACAcatgtttgtaataattttgtgtattttcattccatttgtatttattcttgttctttttttataatattcatttatatgcCAGCAGATGATCAAGGGGGGAGGCtagtagaatttttttattcaaaagagaattcttttttaacatggtccaatttttttagaaactCGTTCTCACTagtttttggtttatttatgTAGGATTGTATGAGCCTTAGTATTTcgaattacttttatatatctattttactttttttgatTCTATAGGATAGGGCAgctaccccccccccccccttggCGACCGCTATGATAtgatttctcaattttttgttacttagtTATTATGAAGAGTAATTAGTGTTTGGATTGttgtatattgttttgtaaaatatatgcttatagaacaaaattatgtcgattacattaaaatgaacctataaataaaagtgttgatgcgttataaatattaattattaataaataaaatgaaatgtataaataaattttatgtcatgataagattttttttacacctttttataatttcctaAATCCAAATATCTTTATTCACATTCCAAATACTTTCATTACGTATCTTCTATAATTCCTAGTAGGCACAGCaaagtattgaaataaattgccAATGTGTTTCAGTCCAATTATGTCGTGGGAGTGTTTGCCTTCGAAAAGGTGAATACCACAGGTGGGTTGGCATTGACTTAGCTAGCTCTTGTAGAAGTTTCGACCACATCTCAATAATTTCAAAGggaaaaaaatacatctaaTAGATGATaactattgtaattaaatctatatcgCAATTACTATAActagtaacttaaaaatttataaataatactttgctTGCATAACCCGGCTCATAGTTTTGTACTCTTTGGTAGTGGTACAAACTTGGCTATGGTTTAGGTCAGTTTTTAACTCTTTGAAATGCTCTATGGTTTTAATATGACAGTTGTGGCAGCAGCGGTTAGGGGTGCTTAGGCTCAACCTTATATTACCTATCCGTATTTTACCTGATTTATCCCGTACTATTGTtgcgtttcaaataaaataatcatgtcGTGGCTATTCGGGTATAGCCGGCCACAGATGCCGCCTCCAGAAGACCCACCGTCAAACGATGGTGAATCCGGTACCGCACCACCTGCGACTGCTAATCTTACTAAAGCTGAGAAAAGAGCCATGGAAGCCTATAGATTTGACTCCAGCGCTCTTGAACGCGCCGCTCAAGCTGCAAAAGAACTGGAAAGATCAAGTGAGTTTAGTACACACGATTAGCACTATTGCATAATGCAACCTCGCGCACATGACTTCGGTTACCAATTAGgttatacttataaaaatgcaCCTATTTAACAGAATAAATAGCGTTACATGAAAATATATCAACAACCAACACCTAAAAAGCATAGATTatgttaaactatttttaagttGTCTTATAATAGTAcctcattttataaattaaaataaaatttaaataattgaaacataattatatgCAATTACGAAATATCGCCACTTTTTTATACACGTTATGGTTTATTGTTTGCTATAACATAAttaagttgtaaatatttcaattcattAAAAGTCAAACATAAAAAGTTGATTACCATTAATGTAAcaataagtaaaaacaaagtaatttaatgtaaGCCTAATCTGAGGCCTTGATTATATATTGactgtaaaacaaaattttataaatgactagctgtcgcccgcgactccgttcgcgcgcgattaaagaaaacttaatggggtatgaaaaatagatagtagccgcttctcagacctactgaatacgcatataaaatttggtaaaaaccAGTAAAGCCATTTCCGATGAGTACGGTAACTAagattgtgacatggaaattttatatattagatatacatttaattattatcataagTCGTATGCTTCTATTTATAGAGTTGCCATATATCTTGGACGCTCGAAACGTCACATGATTTGCTGCAATGAACATAGGATTATGTGTAGGGTGTAAAGGAATGTAAACAAAGTGCTTTTGCAACATGCAGACATCCTTAAGCccccaagatatttgaaatagtTTATACCAAATTAGATACAGGTTTGGTATTGGTGTCACTTAACtgcattttgattttttactcTCTTCTCCCTCTCTCCTCTTAACAATGATATTAGATGATTCAATGTCATTAGAGTTTATTAAACTCTTAATATTGAACAGAACATGCTAAAGAAGCTTTGGAAATCAGCAAAATGCAGGAGATCACACGGCAACAGGAGCAAATGGCCAAGATCAAGGAATATGAGGTTTCCATTGAA
This DNA window, taken from Papilio machaon chromosome Z, ilPapMach1.1, whole genome shotgun sequence, encodes the following:
- the LOC106717172 gene encoding ras-related protein Rab-21, with the protein product MSTARNGTHNFKVVLLGEGSVGKTSLLLRYVEDKFNERHTSTLQATFLNKKINLNDKRINLAIWDTAGQEKFHALGPIYYRNSNGAILVYDITEADSFVKVKNWVKELRRMLGSDIVLIIAGNKIDLEHEQAVPTEEAESFSKSVGAQHYYTSAKVNYGIEELFLVLAQLMLQKYEQGSQTNHEASRASQVLIVDDEEPAHRSCCFNSSRI